In the genome of Pseudomonas bubulae, one region contains:
- a CDS encoding hotdog fold thioesterase produces MSLWTTQPDLARLNEMRKNTICDVLDITFDAFDDNSITASMVVDHRTHQPFGLLHGGASVVLAETLGSMASYMCIDTQKFYCVGLEVNANHLRGVRSGRVSAIARPVHIGRTTHVWDIRLSDDSGKINCISRLTIAVVPLGETPPAR; encoded by the coding sequence ATGAGCTTGTGGACGACCCAGCCAGATCTGGCACGCCTCAATGAAATGCGCAAAAATACCATTTGCGATGTGCTGGATATCACGTTCGATGCGTTTGACGACAACTCCATCACCGCAAGCATGGTAGTGGACCATCGTACCCACCAGCCCTTCGGCTTGCTGCATGGCGGTGCCTCGGTGGTGCTGGCAGAAACACTCGGCTCGATGGCCAGCTACATGTGCATCGATACGCAAAAATTCTATTGTGTGGGCCTTGAGGTCAATGCCAACCACTTGCGTGGCGTGCGTAGCGGCCGGGTGAGTGCAATCGCACGCCCGGTCCATATCGGTCGCACCACCCATGTGTGGGATATCCGCCTGAGCGACGACAGCGGTAAAATAAACTGCATCTCGCGCCTGACCATCGCCGTTGTGCCCCTGGGTGAAACACCCCCAGCGCGGTGA
- a CDS encoding DUF4389 domain-containing protein → MNDTKNAPKYESLVLRVLWMLVFLLVWQVAQLVLGGLVLVQLIYRVVYGAPNGGLMNFGDSLSLYLAQIGRFGSFHTEQKPWPFADWPVPRAPEGEAPYTPGANGEGTKP, encoded by the coding sequence ATGAACGACACTAAAAACGCACCCAAGTACGAGTCGCTTGTTTTGCGCGTGCTGTGGATGCTGGTTTTCCTGCTGGTCTGGCAGGTGGCACAACTGGTTCTTGGCGGGCTGGTGCTGGTGCAGTTGATTTACCGTGTGGTCTACGGTGCGCCCAATGGCGGCTTGATGAACTTTGGTGACAGCCTGAGCCTTTACCTGGCGCAGATCGGTCGTTTCGGCAGTTTTCACACCGAACAGAAACCCTGGCCGTTCGCCGACTGGCCAGTGCCGCGGGCACCTGAAGGCGAAGCGCCCTACACGCCAGGCGCCAATGGTGAAGGGACCAAGCCATGA
- a CDS encoding NAD(P)H-dependent glycerol-3-phosphate dehydrogenase, whose amino-acid sequence MTEQHAIAVLGGGSFGTAVANLLAENGHRVHQWMRDPEQAEAIRLNRENPRYLKGIKIHPGVEPVTDLQATLDACQLCFVALPSSALRSVLAEHAGRLSGKMLVSLTKGIEAHSFKLMSEILEEIAPQARIGVLSGPNLAREVAEHALTATVVASVDEELCTRVQAALHGRTFRVYASADRFGVELGGALKNVYAIIAGMAVALGMGENTKSMLITRALAEMTRFAVSQGANPMTFLGLAGVGDLIVTCSSPKSRNYQVGFALGQGLSLEDAVTRLGEVAEGVNTLKVLKAKAQELNVYMPLVAGLHAILFEGYTLEQVIGQLMRGEPKTDVDFISTSGFN is encoded by the coding sequence ATGACTGAACAGCACGCTATTGCGGTCTTGGGAGGCGGAAGCTTTGGCACCGCCGTGGCCAACTTGCTGGCAGAAAACGGTCATCGAGTGCATCAGTGGATGCGCGACCCCGAGCAAGCCGAGGCCATTCGCCTCAACCGTGAAAACCCTCGTTACCTTAAAGGTATCAAGATTCATCCCGGGGTCGAGCCGGTCACTGACTTGCAGGCCACACTCGATGCCTGCCAGTTGTGCTTCGTGGCTTTGCCGTCCAGCGCCTTGCGCAGTGTGCTGGCGGAGCATGCCGGGCGCCTGAGCGGCAAGATGCTGGTCAGCCTGACCAAGGGGATTGAAGCCCACAGCTTCAAGCTGATGAGCGAGATCCTTGAAGAAATCGCCCCGCAGGCACGCATTGGTGTGCTGTCCGGGCCCAACCTCGCCCGCGAGGTGGCCGAACATGCGCTGACTGCCACCGTGGTCGCCAGCGTCGACGAAGAACTCTGCACCCGCGTGCAGGCTGCACTGCATGGCCGCACGTTCCGTGTCTACGCCAGTGCCGACCGCTTTGGCGTGGAGCTGGGCGGGGCCCTGAAAAACGTTTACGCGATCATCGCCGGCATGGCCGTGGCGCTGGGTATGGGCGAGAACACCAAAAGCATGCTGATTACCCGTGCCTTGGCAGAAATGACTCGCTTCGCCGTCAGCCAGGGTGCCAACCCCATGACCTTTCTCGGGCTGGCAGGAGTAGGCGACTTGATCGTTACCTGCTCATCGCCTAAAAGCCGCAACTATCAGGTCGGCTTTGCCCTGGGGCAGGGGCTGAGCCTTGAAGATGCCGTTACCCGCCTGGGTGAAGTGGCCGAAGGCGTGAATACCCTTAAGGTACTCAAGGCCAAGGCGCAGGAACTGAACGTTTACATGCCATTGGTTGCCGGGTTGCACGCAATCCTGTTCGAGGGCTACACCCTGGAGCAGGTGATCGGGCAATTGATGCGTGGCGAGCCCAAGACCGATGTCGACTTTATCTCCACCAGCGGTTTTAACTGA
- a CDS encoding response regulator — protein MMTRSRWDIHTRTQMMSLGPALLLTLLLISFFTFVRIQDLRQELKHTGQLIANQLAPATEYGIMSGNNDVLETLINASLNIPHVQFVQVQNRANDILAHAEHPAPNADKSSQVEVFQAPVRVQKSPSGGYLLLGNRQAADLTEDYLGRVLVGMSGEAFSTRQQEILLKAVILALFALGFTYLLAKRLASNLSRPISDMSKAVKAIQYGDYKTPLPVVDDGELGTLAQHINNLATGLEQASREQQSAIAQLIQTREEAERANRAKTDFLAMMSHELRTPMNGVLGMLQLLETTQMTEEQAEYAALASESTEHLLKVINDILDFSRIERSALELERIPFNLAEMVSNCAQAFQHNAVQRGLHLQLNIPEGLQDLPVLGDPTRIRQILVNLIGNALKFTERGQVIIEPLWQQLDHELIWFTCAVRDSGIGINSEKLDAMFTAFQQADSSISRRYGGTGLGLPIARTLAERMGGTLHAMSEEAQGSVFTLEIPLQLHQPVTLSQRPLLEPGAICAPGRKVLLVEDNQVNQTVIEAMLSSLGYEVTMVSDGAQAIHFANSERFAAILMDCRLPIINGYEATRQIRQLPGCRALPIIALTANALQGDRETCLQAGMNDYLAKPFKRADLEQILQRWVQ, from the coding sequence ATGATGACTCGCAGCCGGTGGGACATCCACACCCGCACGCAGATGATGAGTCTGGGCCCGGCCCTGCTATTGACGCTGTTGCTGATCAGCTTTTTTACCTTCGTACGAATCCAGGATTTGCGCCAGGAACTCAAGCACACCGGCCAATTGATCGCCAACCAGCTGGCACCCGCCACCGAGTACGGGATCATGTCGGGGAACAACGATGTGCTGGAAACCCTGATCAACGCCTCGCTGAACATTCCCCATGTTCAATTCGTGCAGGTACAGAACCGGGCCAACGACATACTGGCCCACGCCGAGCATCCCGCGCCCAATGCTGACAAGAGCTCGCAGGTTGAAGTGTTTCAGGCGCCGGTCAGAGTGCAGAAGAGCCCCTCCGGCGGTTATTTACTGCTCGGCAATCGACAGGCTGCGGACCTGACAGAAGATTATCTGGGCCGGGTACTGGTCGGCATGTCCGGCGAAGCGTTCAGCACGCGCCAGCAGGAAATCCTGCTCAAGGCCGTGATTCTTGCCTTGTTTGCCCTGGGCTTCACTTATCTGCTGGCCAAGCGCCTGGCGTCCAACCTGTCCAGGCCCATCAGTGACATGAGCAAGGCGGTCAAGGCCATCCAGTACGGCGACTATAAAACCCCCTTGCCCGTGGTCGACGACGGCGAGCTGGGCACATTGGCCCAACACATCAACAACCTGGCCACAGGCCTTGAGCAAGCCAGCCGCGAGCAACAATCTGCCATTGCGCAATTGATCCAGACACGTGAAGAAGCCGAGCGTGCCAACCGTGCGAAAACCGACTTCCTGGCCATGATGAGTCACGAACTGCGCACCCCCATGAACGGCGTACTGGGCATGCTGCAACTGCTGGAAACCACGCAGATGACCGAAGAGCAGGCCGAATATGCCGCCCTGGCATCGGAATCCACCGAGCACTTGCTCAAGGTCATCAACGATATCCTCGATTTCTCCCGAATCGAACGCTCAGCGCTGGAGCTGGAGCGTATCCCCTTCAACCTCGCCGAAATGGTCAGCAACTGCGCCCAGGCATTCCAGCACAACGCCGTGCAACGTGGCCTGCACTTGCAACTGAACATTCCTGAAGGGCTGCAGGACTTGCCTGTACTGGGCGATCCGACCCGGATCCGGCAAATCCTGGTCAACCTGATCGGTAATGCCCTGAAGTTCACTGAACGGGGTCAGGTCATTATCGAACCGCTCTGGCAACAACTGGATCACGAACTGATCTGGTTTACCTGCGCCGTACGTGACAGCGGCATCGGGATCAACAGCGAAAAACTGGACGCCATGTTCACCGCCTTCCAGCAGGCCGACAGCTCTATTTCCCGACGTTATGGCGGCACCGGGCTGGGCCTGCCCATCGCCCGCACGCTGGCGGAGCGAATGGGCGGCACGCTGCACGCCATGAGCGAAGAGGCCCAAGGCTCGGTGTTCACTCTCGAAATCCCGCTGCAACTGCATCAACCCGTCACGCTCAGCCAGAGACCGTTGCTGGAGCCTGGGGCCATCTGTGCACCCGGGCGCAAAGTGCTGCTGGTGGAAGACAACCAGGTTAACCAGACCGTCATTGAGGCCATGCTAAGCAGCCTGGGGTATGAAGTGACTATGGTCAGTGACGGTGCACAGGCCATTCACTTTGCCAACAGCGAGCGCTTCGCCGCGATCTTGATGGACTGCCGGCTGCCGATCATCAACGGCTATGAAGCCACCCGGCAAATCCGCCAGTTGCCCGGTTGCCGGGCCCTGCCCATCATCGCCCTGACCGCCAATGCCCTGCAGGGCGACCGGGAGACCTGCCTGCAGGCCGGAATGAACGATTACCTGGCAAAGCCGTTCAAACGCGCTGACCTGGAACAAATTCTGCAGCGCTGGGTCCAGTAA
- the fabA gene encoding 3-hydroxyacyl-[acyl-carrier-protein] dehydratase FabA, producing the protein MTKQNAFTREDLLRCSRGELFGPGNAQLPAPNMLMVDRITHISEEGGKYGKGELVAELDITPDLWFFACHFEGDPVMPGCLGLDAMWQLVGFYLGWQGLPGRGRALGSGEVKFFGQVLPTAKKVTYNIQIKRVLKGKLNLAIADGSVTVDGREIYTAEGLRVGVFTSTDNF; encoded by the coding sequence ATGACCAAACAAAACGCCTTTACTCGGGAAGATCTGCTGCGCTGTAGCCGCGGCGAACTGTTCGGCCCGGGTAACGCGCAACTGCCCGCCCCTAACATGCTGATGGTAGATCGCATCACCCATATCAGCGAAGAGGGTGGCAAGTACGGCAAAGGTGAATTGGTCGCCGAGCTGGATATCACCCCGGACCTGTGGTTCTTCGCCTGCCATTTCGAAGGCGATCCGGTGATGCCGGGCTGCCTGGGCCTTGATGCCATGTGGCAGCTGGTCGGCTTCTACCTGGGCTGGCAGGGCCTGCCGGGCCGCGGTCGTGCCCTGGGTTCGGGCGAAGTGAAGTTCTTTGGCCAGGTCTTGCCGACCGCCAAGAAAGTCACCTACAACATTCAAATCAAGCGCGTCCTCAAGGGCAAGCTGAACCTGGCCATTGCCGATGGTTCGGTAACTGTCGACGGTCGCGAGATTTATACTGCCGAAGGCCTTCGGGTCGGCGTATTTACTTCCACTGACAACTTTTAA
- the fabB gene encoding beta-ketoacyl-ACP synthase I translates to MRRVVITGLGIVSCLGNDKETVSANLRASRPGIRFNPEYAEMGLRSQVSGSIDLPLEELIDRKIYRFVGHAAAYAYLAMKDAITDSGLTEEQVSNPRTGLIAGSGGASTLNQMEALDILREKGVKRVGPYRVTRTMGSTVSACLATPFKIKGVNYSISSACATSAHCIGTAVEQIQLGKQDIVFAGGGEEEHWSQSFLFDAMGALSTQYNDTPEKASRAYDKNRDGFVIAGGGGMVVVEELEHALARGAKIYAEIVGYGATSDGYDMVAPSGEGAIRCMQMAMATVDGPIDYLNTHGTSTPVGDAKEMEGVRAVFGDKAPAISSTKSLSGHSLGAAGVHEAIYCLLMMEGNFIAGSANIEEIDPVVADMPILTKTRENVTLNNVMSNSFGFGGTNATLVLKRWAGK, encoded by the coding sequence ATGCGCCGCGTCGTTATCACTGGTCTGGGCATCGTTTCGTGCCTGGGCAATGACAAAGAGACCGTCTCCGCTAACCTGCGTGCAAGTCGCCCTGGCATCCGATTCAACCCGGAATATGCCGAAATGGGTCTGCGTAGCCAGGTTTCCGGCTCCATTGACCTGCCTCTCGAAGAACTGATCGATCGCAAGATCTATCGCTTCGTCGGCCACGCAGCGGCTTACGCCTACCTGGCCATGAAAGACGCCATCACTGATTCGGGCCTGACCGAGGAGCAAGTCTCCAACCCGCGTACCGGCCTGATCGCCGGCTCCGGCGGCGCGTCGACCCTGAATCAGATGGAAGCACTCGACATCCTGCGTGAAAAAGGCGTCAAGCGTGTTGGCCCGTACCGCGTTACGCGGACCATGGGCAGCACCGTTTCCGCCTGCCTGGCCACCCCCTTCAAAATCAAGGGCGTGAACTACTCGATCTCCTCTGCCTGCGCCACCAGCGCCCATTGCATCGGCACTGCAGTCGAGCAGATCCAGCTGGGCAAGCAGGACATCGTATTTGCCGGCGGCGGCGAAGAAGAACATTGGAGCCAGTCGTTCCTGTTCGACGCCATGGGCGCCCTGTCCACCCAGTACAACGACACGCCTGAAAAAGCGTCCCGTGCCTACGACAAAAACCGCGACGGCTTCGTCATCGCCGGTGGCGGCGGCATGGTTGTTGTTGAAGAACTGGAACACGCCCTGGCCCGTGGCGCCAAGATCTACGCTGAAATCGTCGGCTACGGCGCAACATCCGACGGCTACGACATGGTTGCCCCAAGCGGTGAAGGCGCCATCCGCTGCATGCAGATGGCAATGGCCACCGTTGACGGCCCGATCGACTACCTCAACACCCACGGCACCTCTACTCCGGTAGGCGACGCCAAGGAAATGGAAGGTGTGCGCGCGGTATTCGGCGACAAGGCCCCGGCCATCAGCTCGACCAAAAGCCTGTCGGGTCACTCCCTGGGCGCCGCAGGCGTTCATGAAGCGATCTACTGCCTGCTGATGATGGAAGGCAATTTCATCGCTGGCTCGGCCAACATCGAAGAGATCGATCCTGTCGTTGCCGACATGCCGATCCTGACCAAGACCCGCGAGAACGTCACGCTCAACAACGTGATGAGCAACAGCTTCGGCTTCGGTGGCACCAACGCCACTCTGGTCCTCAAGCGCTGGGCTGGCAAATAA
- a CDS encoding OsmC family protein has translation MTVTVNTVSHEGFRHSIKIDDYEVFTDLPKTMGGEGSAPTPHDYFDAALGACKALTLKLYAQRKEIPLTGVTVEVKHDASEELKGKYALHVKLTLKGVLTDAQREELHNVADKCPLHKLMTTAEVTIETHLSEGAFSQ, from the coding sequence ATGACTGTTACCGTTAATACCGTGTCACACGAAGGTTTTCGTCACAGCATCAAGATCGACGATTACGAAGTGTTCACCGATCTGCCCAAAACAATGGGCGGCGAAGGCAGCGCCCCTACCCCCCATGATTATTTCGATGCCGCCCTTGGCGCCTGCAAAGCGCTGACGCTCAAGCTATACGCACAGAGAAAAGAGATCCCGCTCACCGGAGTCACGGTTGAAGTCAAACACGACGCCAGCGAAGAACTTAAGGGCAAATATGCCCTGCACGTCAAACTGACCCTCAAGGGCGTACTGACCGACGCTCAGCGCGAGGAACTGCACAATGTGGCCGACAAGTGCCCGTTGCATAAACTGATGACCACCGCCGAGGTCACCATCGAAACCCACCTGTCTGAAGGCGCTTTCAGCCAGTAA
- a CDS encoding pirin family protein, which translates to MRALTVIRPRAEDVEGQPILRPLPSAKCRSVGPFVFFDHMLLTHYPAGSGMNIRQHPHIGLSTLTYLFEGQIQHKDSLGSDQLVGPGDVSWMTAGAAITHIERTPVSLLEQGSHLHGLQVWLASPKTHEQGASHYSHHPADSLPVSDNLGVRIRLIAGTGFCLTSPVPVLSPTLYADVHMQTATTLLIPADYPERALYMLEGDVQLDGQALEPHSLVLLEAGEEMTLSADSDCHLVLIGGAPLDGPRRMNWNFVASDPALIEKARARWAAGDWPTVPGEIGRIELP; encoded by the coding sequence ATGCGCGCACTCACAGTGATCCGACCTCGGGCCGAGGACGTAGAAGGCCAACCGATTTTGCGCCCCCTGCCCTCGGCAAAATGCCGCAGCGTCGGGCCATTCGTATTTTTCGACCACATGCTGCTAACCCATTACCCTGCCGGTAGCGGCATGAATATCCGACAGCACCCGCATATTGGTCTGTCTACGCTGACTTATCTGTTTGAAGGCCAGATTCAGCACAAGGACAGCCTGGGATCTGACCAACTGGTGGGTCCCGGCGATGTCAGCTGGATGACCGCCGGTGCAGCCATTACCCATATCGAACGCACGCCGGTATCATTGCTAGAGCAGGGTTCACATTTGCACGGCCTGCAGGTGTGGCTGGCATCACCCAAAACCCACGAGCAAGGTGCAAGCCACTACAGTCATCACCCCGCCGACAGCCTGCCCGTAAGCGACAACCTCGGGGTACGGATTCGCCTGATAGCCGGAACAGGCTTTTGCCTGACTTCGCCGGTACCGGTGCTCTCGCCTACCCTTTACGCAGACGTGCATATGCAAACGGCCACCACCTTGCTGATCCCGGCCGACTACCCGGAACGCGCGCTTTATATGCTTGAAGGTGACGTGCAACTGGATGGCCAGGCACTGGAGCCCCACAGCCTTGTGCTGCTGGAAGCAGGCGAAGAGATGACCCTGAGTGCCGACAGCGACTGCCACCTGGTGCTGATCGGCGGCGCACCGCTGGATGGCCCGCGGCGTATGAACTGGAACTTCGTCGCCAGCGACCCGGCCCTTATCGAAAAGGCCAGAGCGCGCTGGGCGGCAGGCGACTGGCCGACCGTTCCCGGAGAAATCGGCCGGATCGAACTGCCGTAA
- a CDS encoding Na+/H+ antiporter family protein, protein MNAVIAAVGIMLVLSLSRVHVVIALIVGALVGGLVGGLGIEATLNAFNGGLGGGAQVALSYAMLGAFAVAIAKSGLAHAMADKALRMVNKQQAVGGNRVKWLLIGLLLVVAISSQNILPIHIAFIPLLVPPLLYVLTKLKIDRRLIACVMTFGLITPYMFLPVGFGNIFLNQILLANVSKSGVDISAVNVTHAMAIPALGMLFGLLVAVFISYRKKRDYDLGKIEQVEQVAISYNPRTLLVAGVAIAAAFIIQLWLGSMIIGALAGFLIFSASGIVRWRETDDLFTEGMKMMAMIGFIMIAASGFAEVLKATGEVKSLVEASAGWINHSKGVGALLMLLVGLLVTMGIGSSFSTVPILAAIFVPLCVQLGFSPMAIVCIVGTAGALGDAGSPASDSTLGPTSGLNIDGQHHHIWDTVVPTFLHYNLPLLAFGWVAAMVL, encoded by the coding sequence ATGAATGCAGTAATTGCCGCGGTCGGCATCATGCTGGTGCTCAGTCTGTCCCGTGTGCATGTGGTTATCGCACTGATTGTGGGTGCCCTTGTGGGCGGCCTGGTCGGCGGGCTGGGTATCGAGGCTACGCTCAATGCGTTTAATGGCGGCTTGGGTGGCGGTGCTCAGGTCGCTTTGTCCTATGCGATGCTGGGCGCTTTCGCAGTAGCCATTGCCAAGTCTGGCCTGGCCCATGCCATGGCCGATAAAGCGCTGCGCATGGTCAACAAGCAGCAAGCCGTGGGTGGCAATCGGGTCAAATGGCTATTGATCGGCTTGCTGCTGGTGGTGGCTATTTCATCGCAGAATATTCTTCCTATTCATATCGCCTTTATCCCGCTCTTGGTTCCGCCGCTGCTGTATGTGCTGACCAAACTGAAAATCGATCGGCGCCTGATCGCCTGTGTCATGACCTTTGGTTTGATCACGCCCTACATGTTCTTGCCGGTGGGCTTTGGCAACATCTTCCTCAACCAGATACTGCTCGCCAACGTCAGCAAAAGTGGCGTGGATATCAGCGCTGTCAACGTGACCCACGCCATGGCAATCCCGGCTTTGGGCATGTTGTTCGGCTTGCTGGTGGCGGTATTTATCAGCTACCGCAAAAAGCGCGATTATGATCTGGGCAAGATCGAGCAGGTCGAGCAGGTGGCCATTAGTTATAACCCGCGCACATTGCTGGTGGCTGGGGTGGCCATTGCAGCGGCGTTTATCATACAGCTGTGGCTGGGCTCCATGATCATTGGTGCGCTGGCAGGCTTTCTGATTTTCTCGGCCTCGGGGATCGTGCGCTGGCGTGAGACCGACGATCTGTTTACCGAAGGCATGAAAATGATGGCCATGATTGGTTTCATCATGATCGCCGCTTCGGGTTTCGCCGAAGTGCTCAAAGCCACGGGGGAGGTCAAGTCGCTGGTTGAAGCGTCTGCCGGCTGGATCAACCACAGCAAGGGGGTAGGTGCACTGCTGATGTTGCTGGTGGGTTTGCTGGTGACCATGGGCATCGGCTCGTCCTTTTCAACGGTGCCTATCCTGGCGGCCATTTTTGTGCCGCTGTGTGTGCAACTGGGCTTCAGCCCCATGGCCATCGTGTGTATCGTCGGTACGGCGGGCGCTCTGGGCGATGCCGGTTCGCCAGCGTCGGACTCCACCCTGGGCCCGACTTCCGGTCTGAATATTGACGGTCAGCATCACCACATCTGGGACACCGTGGTGCCCACCTTCCTGCATTACAACTTGCCACTGCTGGCCTTTGGCTGGGTTGCGGCAATGGTCTTGTAA
- a CDS encoding sensor histidine kinase: MKSMQRRLSLGLISVLLIAGLVVGQVSLWLFENGLQRYLESGLQNDSENLLIALSRGPQGLQLDERRLSPAYQRPFSGHYFSIEFGETHWRSRSLWDAQLPRPDRPGLSRELQPGPEGQMLLVLRSDYQRLGQAVSITVAQDYTPIRDSLRQVQRIGLGMGVLALIVILLLQRVTVRRALRPLETARQQISQLQSGQRSQLDARVPLELEPLVTQINHLLAHTEDTLKRSRNALGNLGHALKTPLAVLISLANDPRLAAYPQIQNTLCEQLEQIQQRMSRELNRARLAGDALPGAQFDADAELPGLLSTLGMIHGEHLQLTHNVAPGLLLPWDREDMLELLGNLLDNACKWADSQVELSISQTGDGFVIEVQDDGPGIPETERDQVFSRGMRLDEQASGHGLGLGIVRDIVEAWGGKLQLGTAEIGGLLVSIKLPARKQKATTA, encoded by the coding sequence GTGAAGTCCATGCAAAGGCGCTTGAGCCTGGGTTTGATCAGTGTGCTCTTGATTGCCGGTCTGGTAGTAGGCCAGGTCAGTCTGTGGTTGTTTGAAAATGGCCTTCAGCGTTATCTGGAGTCAGGCCTGCAAAACGACAGCGAGAACTTGCTGATTGCCTTGAGTCGTGGCCCCCAGGGCTTGCAACTGGATGAGCGGCGTTTGTCGCCGGCGTATCAGCGGCCATTTTCCGGGCACTATTTCAGTATTGAATTCGGGGAGACTCACTGGCGTTCACGCTCGCTGTGGGATGCTCAATTGCCGCGCCCCGACCGACCGGGCCTGAGTCGTGAACTACAGCCTGGCCCGGAAGGGCAGATGTTACTGGTCTTGCGCAGCGACTATCAGCGCCTTGGCCAGGCGGTATCGATCACGGTGGCTCAGGACTACACGCCGATACGCGATAGCTTGCGTCAAGTTCAACGGATCGGTCTTGGTATGGGGGTCTTGGCCCTTATTGTGATTTTGCTGCTGCAGCGCGTCACGGTTCGCCGTGCCCTGCGGCCGTTGGAAACAGCACGCCAGCAAATTTCTCAGCTTCAGTCGGGGCAGCGCTCTCAGCTGGATGCCCGGGTGCCCCTTGAGCTTGAGCCACTGGTCACGCAGATTAACCATTTGCTGGCTCATACCGAAGACACCCTTAAACGCTCGCGCAATGCGCTGGGCAACCTGGGGCATGCACTCAAAACTCCGTTGGCGGTGTTGATCAGCCTGGCCAACGATCCGCGGCTTGCGGCTTATCCGCAGATACAAAATACATTGTGTGAACAGTTGGAGCAGATACAGCAGCGCATGAGCCGTGAGCTTAACCGTGCGCGTCTTGCGGGCGATGCCTTGCCGGGTGCGCAATTCGATGCGGATGCAGAGTTGCCGGGGCTGCTGTCGACCCTCGGGATGATCCACGGCGAGCATCTGCAACTGACGCACAACGTTGCGCCGGGGTTGCTGTTGCCCTGGGATCGGGAAGACATGCTCGAATTGCTCGGCAATCTTCTGGATAACGCCTGCAAATGGGCGGACTCCCAAGTCGAACTGAGCATCAGCCAAACTGGCGACGGGTTTGTCATTGAAGTACAGGACGATGGCCCGGGCATTCCCGAGACTGAGCGTGATCAGGTGTTCAGTCGTGGTATGCGCCTTGACGAGCAAGCCAGTGGTCACGGCTTGGGGCTTGGCATCGTGCGGGATATTGTTGAAGCGTGGGGTGGCAAATTGCAGCTTGGAACGGCTGAGATAGGCGGGTTGCTGGTGAGCATCAAGCTACCGGCGCGTAAGCAAAAGGCGACGACGGCTTAA
- a CDS encoding response regulator transcription factor: MRLLLVEDHVPLADELMAGLARLGYAVDWLADGRDALYQGQSEPYDLIILDLGLPGMSGIDVLKQWRAKGLATPVLILTARSSWSERIDGLKAGADDYVTKPFHPEELQLRVQALLRRSHGQPNQPLLSSAGLQLDEARQCVIHDGTEVQLTAAEFRLLRYFMLHPQQILSKSHLAEHLYDGETERDSNVLEVHVNHLRRKLGRTVIETRRGQGYMFGTASQ, encoded by the coding sequence ATGCGGTTGCTGCTGGTTGAAGATCACGTCCCCTTGGCTGATGAGCTGATGGCCGGTTTGGCCCGTTTGGGCTATGCCGTTGATTGGTTGGCTGATGGCCGTGATGCTCTTTATCAGGGGCAGAGCGAACCCTATGACCTGATTATCCTTGATCTAGGCTTGCCCGGGATGTCCGGTATCGATGTTCTCAAGCAGTGGCGTGCCAAAGGCCTGGCCACACCTGTGCTTATTCTGACTGCCCGGAGTTCATGGTCCGAGCGCATCGACGGGCTAAAGGCCGGTGCTGATGATTACGTGACCAAGCCCTTTCATCCTGAAGAACTGCAGTTACGGGTACAAGCGTTGTTGCGCCGCTCCCACGGGCAACCGAATCAGCCTTTATTGAGTTCTGCCGGGCTGCAACTGGATGAAGCCCGTCAATGTGTTATCCATGACGGCACCGAGGTGCAGTTGACTGCCGCCGAGTTTCGGCTTTTGCGCTATTTCATGTTGCACCCGCAACAGATCCTCTCGAAAAGCCATCTGGCCGAGCATCTCTATGACGGTGAGACCGAGCGTGATTCCAATGTGCTTGAGGTTCATGTGAACCATCTGCGTCGTAAGCTTGGGCGTACAGTCATCGAAACCCGTCGTGGTCAGGGGTATATGTTCGGTACGGCCAGTCAGTGA
- a CDS encoding PepSY domain-containing protein, translating into MTVNLRVGGLVVLVLCAFCSLAIARDLGQDEALRLREQGLIQPLEQLLQKALERHPGAKLLEVELEEDDDIYVYEVELLTTSGVVREIKLNASNGQLLKDEVDD; encoded by the coding sequence ATGACAGTGAACCTGCGAGTTGGCGGACTTGTCGTACTTGTGCTCTGTGCTTTCTGCTCCTTGGCCATTGCACGTGACCTGGGGCAAGACGAGGCATTGCGTTTGCGTGAGCAAGGGCTTATTCAGCCCCTGGAGCAACTGCTGCAAAAAGCTCTGGAGCGGCACCCGGGCGCAAAGTTGCTGGAGGTAGAGCTGGAGGAGGATGACGATATTTATGTTTACGAGGTTGAGCTGCTTACCACCAGTGGCGTAGTGCGCGAGATCAAGCTGAACGCCAGTAATGGTCAATTGCTCAAAGACGAGGTAGATGATTAA